One Maniola jurtina chromosome 24, ilManJurt1.1, whole genome shotgun sequence DNA window includes the following coding sequences:
- the LOC123877879 gene encoding protein TRC8 homolog, with the protein MMSLRSKALALVEVLLRVPPLFVVDEFLKISLGLPVSTGEEVPILSAATTDHIDSSENDTNYYDANFYNAFVFTLLKFFICCLGCMSALCIFVLYTKHLIIVYLYLMSLGLVFISYWTNVSAIKQIQALTMSVSSAHHSTSILEDILNLNVKNLLDLEGPGILVIQNFAIQFLLAILFRNVHLGPRHPTIQKLLPMSFMAPSFLAMLPVPPNLLHHSPVFSTLLPLFLVKYVLWSSGYDVAQVIYAGYQHGRLFISHNGLSALVETEWMRLNVPCVLRVFWVMRVAEHAILLLMDNYDEEVDEGIKVSTLLAVQSLASLAKSLLVTGCETITAVLGMTSVISFFCHYIGNFFQWILLTDEEEDKSIGTVSAILFYILALQTGLTSLNPEKRFIRLCRNFCLLFTALLHFLHNIVNPMLMSLSASRNPSTHRHVRALGVCAFLIIFPISLLVYLWSQHSISTWLLAVSAFSVEVIVKVVVSLMIYSLFLIDANRSTFWEQLDDYVYYIRAFGNTIEFCFGIFLFFNGAWILLFESGGAIRAVMMCIHAYFNIWCEARAGWSVFMKRRTAVNKINSLREASVDQLLRLDDVCAICYQEMHSAKITRCNHFFHGMCLRKWLYVQDRCPLCHDILYKIDSDNKDNSEAGNEENSNNQNLLLEEEPDLLLNEGVR; encoded by the exons ATGATGTCGCTGAGGTCGAAAGCCCTGGCTTTGGTGGAAGTGTTACTCAGGGTTCCACCGTTGTTTGTGGTGGATGAGTTCCTGAAGATCAGCCTGGGCTTGCCCGTGTCCACCGGCGAGGAGGTGCCCATCCTGTCAGCTGCGACGACAGACCACATAGATAGCTCTGAGAACGACACCAATTATTACGACGCGAATTTCTACAATGCGTTTGTCTTCACACTGCTAAAATTCTTCATATGCTGCTTAG GATGCATGTCAGCGCTCTGCATATTCGTGCTCTACACGAAGCACCTGATCATCGTGTACCTGTACCTAATGTCACTAGGCCTAGTCTTCATCTCCTACTGGACAAATGTCTCCGCTATCAAGCAAATACAAGCCCTGACGATGTCCGTCAGTTCGGCGCACCACTCGACGAGCATATTAGAAGATATCCTTAATTTAAATGTTAAGAATTTACTCGATCTCGAAGGGCCAGGGATTCTGGTCATACAAAACTTTGCGATACAGTTCCTGCTGGCCATTCTCTTCAGAAATGTCCATCTAGGACCGCGGCATCCAACAATACAGAAGCTCCTACCGATGAGTTTCATGGCGCCATCGTTTCTGGCAATGCTCCCGGTACCACCGAACCTCTTGCACCATTCTCCAGTTTTTTCAACACTGTTGCCACTATTTCTCGTAAAATACGTGCTCTGGTCGTCAGGGTACGACGTCGCACAAGTGATCTACGCTGGGTATCAGCACGGAAGGCTATTCATAAGTCACAATGGCCTCTCAGCGTTAGTCGAAACTGAATGGATGCGGCTCAACGTGCCATGCGTCCTTAGAGTGTTTTGGGTGATGCGTGTGGCGGAACACGCGATACTGTTGCTTATGGACAACTACGACGAAGAGGTCGATGAAGGGATAAAGGTCTCGACTTTGCTCGCCGTGCAGTCGCTCGCGTCGTTGGCCAAATCGCTGCTAGTGACGGGATGCGAGACCATAACTGCCGTGCTCGGCATGACGTCGGTCATCTCCTTTTTTTGCCACTACATCGGGAACTTCTTCCAATGGATTCTGCTGACGGACGAGGAGGAGGACAAAAGTATCGGCACAGTTTCGGCCATATTGTTTTACATTCTAGCGCTGCAAACGGGACTCACCTCTCTCAACCCCGAGAAGAGATTCATACGACTTTGCAGAAATTTCTGTCTACTATTCACCGCTCTCTTACACTTTTTGCACAACATTGTGAATCCAATGTTGATGTCTCTCAGCGCGTCGCGTAACCCGAGCACGCACAGACACGTCAGAGCGCTCGGCGTATGCGCGTTTCTCATCATATTCCCCATATCTTTACTAGTCTATTTATGGTCACAGCACTCAATATCCACGTGGCTTTTAGCAGTGAGTGCATTCAGCGTAGAGGTGATAGTGAAAGTAGTGGTCAGCCTCATGATCTACTCGTTGTTCCTAATCGATGCCAACAGAAGCACGTTTTGGGAACAGTTGGACGATTACGTTTACTACATAAGAGCTTTCGGGAACACTATAGAGTTTTGTTTCGGAATCTTCCTGTTCTTCAACGGAGCTTGGATTCTGTTGTTCGAATCGGGAGGGGCCATTCGGGCGGTGATGATGTGTATACACGCGTATTTCAATATATGGTGTGAAGCTCGCGCCGGGTGGTCGGTGTTCATGAAGCGGCGGACGGCCGTGAACAAAATTAATTCGCTGCGAGAGGCTTCGGTGGATCAACTCCTCCGGCTGGACGACGTGTGCGCGATCTGCTACCAGGAGATGCACTCGGCGAAGATAACGCGGTGCAACCACTTCTTCCACGGCATGTGCCTGCGCAAGTGGCTGTACGTGCAGGACCGCTGTCCGCTGTGCCACGACATCCTGTACAAGATCGACAGCGACAACAAAGACAACTCGGAGGCGGGCAACGAGGAGAACAGCAACAACCAAAACCTGCTGCTCGAGGAGGAGCCGGACCTCCTCCTCAACGAGGGCGTCAGGTGA